CAGGACGCGGTCTTCCGCCTTGGCCTTGTCGAGCGCCTGCGCCAGCGGAATGCCTGATGTGCCAGGCTTGAACTCGTCCTCGAAGGGCCGAGAATGTTCGAGCAGCTGCCTGGACTGCACGACGTGCACGTTATCATCGACGTCCCACCACCAGAGATCTGCCTCGGGCAGCGCCTGATGCAGCGCCTGGGCTGAAGCGACGGAAACCAGACGCTCCCGGTTGGAGCCGCCAAAGAGGATGGTGGTGCGCATGTTCTCTCGTCGCCTGTCCAGGTTAGCCGGGAATTCCAACCCGCTTGATTTCCCAGTGCAGCTCAATTCCGGAATTCGCCTTGACCCGTTCGCGCACGGTCTCGCCCAGCGCCTCGATGTCGTGCGCGGTGGCGTCACCCGTGTTGATCAGGAAATTGCAGTGCATCTCGGAGACCTCAGCACCGCCGACGCGCAGGCCACGGCAGCCGGCGGCATCGACCAGCTTCCAGGCAGAATGGCCGGGCGGATTCTTGAAGGTCGATCCTCCGGTCTTTTCGCGGATCGGCTGCGCGGTCTCGCGGTGGGTCTGCACCTCCGCCATCCGCGCGCGGATCGCATCAGTATCCCTGATCTCGCCGCGAAAGCGTGCGGAGGTGAAGATGATGGAGGGGTCGACGCCGCTGTTGCGGTAGACGAATTTCATGTCGGCGTTGGAGAAGACATGCTTTTTGCCGTCGCGGCCAACGCCGCGCGCCTCGATCAGCACATCCTTGGTCTCGCCGCCATTGGCGCCCGCATTCATGCGCAGCGCGCCGCCGATCGTGCCGGGAATGCCGAAATAGAATTCGAGCCCGCCGACATTGGCGGAGGCAGCGACCTCCGCGACGCGCTTGTCCAGAGCGGCCGCACCCGCGGTCACGACGTCGCCGCTCGCAGTGGCCTCGCCAAAAGCGCGCGGCGCCAGCCGGATCACGACACCCGCAATGCCGCCATCGCGCACGATGAGGTTGGAGCCGACGCCGACGACGTAGACCGGGATGTCGCCGGCGAGATGCGCGAGGAAATAGGCGAGGTCATCCTCGTCCGCCGGCGTGAACAACACCTGCGCCGGACCGCCGACGCGAAACCAAGTCAGCTCGGCCAGCGACTGGTTGGCCAGCAACCGCCCGCGCAGATCCGGCATCGCGGCTTTGAGAGCGGATGTGATGTCGGGGAAGCTCACTGCCCTTACCCCAGCGCCTTCAATTGGTCCGGCAGCGCATACGCCCATTGCGTGATGTTGCCGGCACCGAGGCACACGACGAGATCGCCCGACTTCGCGAGGCCCTTGATGATGCCGGCGAGCTCCGTCGCTCCCGGCAACGGGATCACCTCGCGGTGACCATGCGCGCGCAGGCCCACGACGAAATGATCGCGGTCGATACCGTCGATCGGCGTCTCACCGGCTGCATAGACGTCGGCGACGACAACCGCATCGGCATCGTTGAAGCAGGTGCAAAATTCCTCGAACAGCGATTGCAGGCGGGTGTAGCGATGCGGCTGCACCACGGCGATGATCTTGCCGTTGGTGGATTCCCGCGCTGCCTTCAGCACCGCCGCAATCTCGACGGGGTGATGGCCGTAATCGTCGATTACGGTGACGCCGTTCCATTCGCCTGTTTTGGTGAAGCGCCGCTTGACGCCGCCGAAGCCGGCGATCGCCTTGCGGATCGCGTCATCTGAAACGCCAAGCTCGCGCGCGACCGCGATCGCGGCCGTCGCGTTCGACGCATTGTGGCGGCCGGGCATCGGCAGCATGAGATCGGCGATCTCGTGCACGGCGCCGGTCTTGCGATCTCGGAAGGCGACCTTGAATTTTGATCCGCCGCCCATTGGCGTCAGGTCGAGCAATCGCGCGTCGGCCTGCGGATTCTCGCCGTAAGTGATGATGCGGCGATCCTCGATCTTGCCGACGAGGGTCTGCACCACGGGATGGTCGATGCACATCACGGCGAAGCCGTAGAACGGCAGGTTCTCGACGAAAGCGCGGAACGCGTCCTGCACGGCCTCGAAGGTCTTGAAGTGATCGAGATGTTCAGGGTCGACATTGGTGACGATCGCGACATCGGTCGGCAGCTTCAAAAACGTGCCGTCGCTCTCGTCTGCTTCCACCACCATCCAGTCGCCGGCGCCGAGACGCGCGTTGGAGCCATAGGCGTTGATGATGCCGCCGTTGATCACGGTCGGATCGAGCCCGCCGGCGTCGAGCAGGGTCGCGACCATCGTGGTCGTCGTGGTCTTGCCGTGCGTACCGGCGATCGCGACGCAGCTCTTCAGCCGCATCAATTCGGCCAGCATCTCGGCGCGACGCACCACGGGAATGCGCCGCTCGCGCGCCGCCATCAATTCGGGATTGTCGCGCTTGATCGCGGTGGACACGACGACGACCTCGGCCCCGTCGACATTCTCGGCCTTGTGGCCGACCGAGACCTTCGCACCCTTCTTGCGCAGACGGTCGAGATTGTAATTGTCCGAGGCGTCCGAGCCCTGCACGGCATAGCCGAGATTGACCAGCACCTCGGCGATGCCGCTCATGCCGATCCCGCCGATCCCGACGAAGTGGATGGGTCCGATCTCGCGCGGCAGTCTCATGCTCTGTTCCCTGACCTCGCCGCCTTTCGCTGGCGGCATCTGGCAAAGGTCACGGCCAAATCAGCCGCGCCGTTCTTACTGGATGCCCCGCTTTAGAAGGCGAAGACAAGGGCTTTTTCGCGTCAGATTCCCGCGACTTTGACCACCAGATCGGCCAGCCGCTCGGCGGCATCGAGCCGGCCGACGCCGTGCGCGGCGGCAGCCATGGCGGCAAGGCGCGCCGGCTCGGCCGCGAAACCGGAGATCTCTGCGGCGAGACGATCCGAGGTGAACTCGGTTTGCGGAATGCGGACGGCGCCATCGACCTTGGCCAGCACGCCGGCATTGGCGAACTGGTCCTGGTCGATCGCGCCCGGCAGCGGCACCAGGATCGAGGGGCGCCCGATCGCGGCAAGCTCGGCCACGGTCCCGGCGCCGGAGCGCGACACCACCAGATGGTTGGAGGCGAGCCGCGCCGGCAAATCCGTGAAGAACGGCGCGAGCTCGGCTTTGATCTTGAGCTTGTCGTAAACCGCGCACACGCGCGCGATATCCTCGTCGCGCACCTGCTGGGTCAGGACCAGCCGGCTCCAGAGCGCGGGCTCGAGCCGCTCGATCGCACCGGGCACGATATCGGCCATGATGCGCGCGCCCTGGCTGCCGCCGACGACGAGCAGGCGGAGCGGGCCGTTCAGCTCGGGTGCGGTATATGGCTCCGCCGCCGCGGCGAGCACCGCCGGCCGCATCGGCGTGCCGACCGTGGTCGTCTTGGTTGCCAGCGCCGGATCGCGGTCGAGCACGCCCGGCAACGACGTCGCGATGGCGCG
This portion of the Bradyrhizobium diazoefficiens genome encodes:
- the murC gene encoding UDP-N-acetylmuramate--L-alanine ligase; amino-acid sequence: MRLPREIGPIHFVGIGGIGMSGIAEVLVNLGYAVQGSDASDNYNLDRLRKKGAKVSVGHKAENVDGAEVVVVSTAIKRDNPELMAARERRIPVVRRAEMLAELMRLKSCVAIAGTHGKTTTTTMVATLLDAGGLDPTVINGGIINAYGSNARLGAGDWMVVEADESDGTFLKLPTDVAIVTNVDPEHLDHFKTFEAVQDAFRAFVENLPFYGFAVMCIDHPVVQTLVGKIEDRRIITYGENPQADARLLDLTPMGGGSKFKVAFRDRKTGAVHEIADLMLPMPGRHNASNATAAIAVARELGVSDDAIRKAIAGFGGVKRRFTKTGEWNGVTVIDDYGHHPVEIAAVLKAARESTNGKIIAVVQPHRYTRLQSLFEEFCTCFNDADAVVVADVYAAGETPIDGIDRDHFVVGLRAHGHREVIPLPGATELAGIIKGLAKSGDLVVCLGAGNITQWAYALPDQLKALG
- the murG gene encoding undecaprenyldiphospho-muramoylpentapeptide beta-N-acetylglucosaminyltransferase, translated to MDKSSLILLAAGGTGGHLFPAEALGVELIRRGFRVRLVTDDRALRYSGLFSKDMIDVVASETARGRNPLQLAHAGLTLATGTLSAYRLIKRLKPAAVIGFGGYPTLPPLLAAKFAGVPSIIHDANAVLGRANRFLSSRVRAIATSLPGVLDRDPALATKTTTVGTPMRPAVLAAAAEPYTAPELNGPLRLLVVGGSQGARIMADIVPGAIERLEPALWSRLVLTQQVRDEDIARVCAVYDKLKIKAELAPFFTDLPARLASNHLVVSRSGAGTVAELAAIGRPSILVPLPGAIDQDQFANAGVLAKVDGAVRIPQTEFTSDRLAAEISGFAAEPARLAAMAAAAHGVGRLDAAERLADLVVKVAGI
- the murB gene encoding UDP-N-acetylmuramate dehydrogenase; its protein translation is MSFPDITSALKAAMPDLRGRLLANQSLAELTWFRVGGPAQVLFTPADEDDLAYFLAHLAGDIPVYVVGVGSNLIVRDGGIAGVVIRLAPRAFGEATASGDVVTAGAAALDKRVAEVAASANVGGLEFYFGIPGTIGGALRMNAGANGGETKDVLIEARGVGRDGKKHVFSNADMKFVYRNSGVDPSIIFTSARFRGEIRDTDAIRARMAEVQTHRETAQPIREKTGGSTFKNPPGHSAWKLVDAAGCRGLRVGGAEVSEMHCNFLINTGDATAHDIEALGETVRERVKANSGIELHWEIKRVGIPG